A stretch of Halocalculus aciditolerans DNA encodes these proteins:
- a CDS encoding 5-methyltetrahydropteroyltriglutamate--homocysteine methyltransferase, translating into MPLTATTLGLFPLPDDARETLADLKGHQKGDLVSGDEPPEIEAVYDDARATHLDTQQAAGLDLHVEGQARWDDMLAHPLTVNDAVDTGGIVRYYDNNNFYRDPIVTDALEASGDVARDLERAGEHTDSLQAVLPGPYSLAELATDDYYGDDADFLAALGDFLAGEAAEFPDVDALFLLEPSLATDPPGDGPDARASDAIDTVASAVDAPVIVQSYWGALPDKVYAHLLDADIDGVGLDLVSAPDDNAVLVGEYGAPDAISLGLVDGQNTLVESPDIIEERLDWFTERLPGMDFTTTYLTPNTELFHLPTNKFEAKLDALATAADRVDATEVDA; encoded by the coding sequence ATGCCACTAACCGCGACGACGCTCGGCCTCTTCCCGCTCCCCGACGACGCGCGGGAGACGCTGGCCGACCTGAAAGGCCACCAGAAAGGCGACCTCGTCTCCGGCGACGAACCGCCCGAGATCGAGGCCGTCTACGACGACGCTCGCGCGACGCACCTCGACACTCAGCAGGCCGCCGGCCTCGACCTCCACGTCGAAGGCCAGGCCCGCTGGGACGACATGCTCGCCCACCCCCTCACCGTCAACGACGCCGTCGACACGGGGGGCATCGTCCGCTACTACGACAACAATAACTTCTACCGGGACCCCATCGTCACCGACGCCCTCGAGGCGTCCGGCGACGTCGCCCGGGACCTCGAACGCGCCGGCGAGCACACCGACTCCCTCCAAGCCGTCCTCCCCGGCCCCTACTCGCTCGCCGAACTCGCCACCGACGACTACTACGGGGACGACGCCGACTTCCTCGCCGCCCTCGGCGACTTCCTCGCCGGCGAGGCAGCCGAGTTCCCGGACGTCGACGCGCTCTTCCTCCTCGAACCCAGCCTCGCCACCGACCCGCCCGGCGACGGCCCGGACGCCCGCGCGAGCGACGCTATCGACACGGTCGCGTCCGCCGTCGACGCGCCCGTGATCGTCCAGTCCTACTGGGGCGCACTCCCCGACAAAGTCTACGCGCACCTCCTCGACGCCGACATCGACGGCGTCGGCCTCGACCTCGTCTCCGCCCCCGACGACAACGCCGTCCTCGTCGGCGAGTACGGCGCGCCCGACGCCATCTCGCTCGGCCTCGTCGACGGACAGAACACGCTCGTCGAATCCCCCGACATCATCGAAGAGCGCCTCGACTGGTTCACGGAGCGCCTCCCCGGCATGGACTTCACGACGACCTACCTCACCCCGAACACCGAGTTGTTCCATCTCCCGACGAACAAGTTCGAAGCGAAACTCGACGCGCTCGCCACCGCCGCTGACCGCGTCGACGCCACGGAGGTGGACGCATGA
- a CDS encoding methionine synthase gives MSDRTQAGNREQFRPDGHEHDNFLLTTVVGSYPKPTWVNRARDQYESEESDFDAGDWQEAKDDASRLITDEHVRAGLDVVVDGEMRREEMVEFFAHRIDGYEFNGPVKVWGHNYFDKPSVVSEVEYADSWLVDEYEFTASVTDKPVKVPITGPYTLASWSFNEHYPDEEALAYDLADLVNEEIEKLVAAGARYIQIDEPALATTPDDHAIVGECLERIVSGIDTDVRIGLHVCYGDYSRIYPELLDFPVDELDLELANGDYDQLDVFKDPTFTKDLALGVVDAHTAEAEPVARIEENIEKGLEVVPPERLTVSPDCGLKLLPRPVAYAKMENMVEATRNVEAKLDAGDIDVAAPEPNAD, from the coding sequence ATGAGCGACCGCACACAGGCCGGCAACCGCGAGCAGTTCCGCCCCGACGGCCACGAACACGACAACTTCCTCCTCACGACCGTCGTCGGCTCCTACCCGAAACCGACGTGGGTGAACCGCGCCCGCGACCAGTACGAATCCGAAGAGTCGGACTTCGACGCCGGCGACTGGCAGGAAGCCAAAGACGACGCCAGCCGCCTCATCACCGACGAGCACGTCCGCGCCGGCCTCGACGTCGTCGTCGACGGCGAGATGCGGCGCGAGGAGATGGTCGAATTCTTCGCCCACCGCATCGACGGCTACGAGTTCAATGGCCCTGTCAAAGTCTGGGGACACAACTACTTCGACAAACCCAGCGTCGTCAGCGAGGTCGAGTACGCCGACTCCTGGCTCGTCGACGAGTACGAATTCACGGCGTCTGTCACCGACAAACCGGTGAAAGTCCCCATCACCGGCCCCTACACGCTCGCCTCTTGGAGTTTCAACGAACACTACCCCGACGAGGAAGCGCTCGCCTACGACCTCGCCGACCTCGTCAACGAGGAGATCGAGAAACTCGTCGCCGCCGGCGCGCGCTACATCCAGATCGACGAACCCGCGCTCGCCACCACCCCCGACGACCACGCCATCGTCGGCGAATGCTTAGAGCGCATCGTCTCCGGCATCGACACCGACGTCCGCATCGGCCTCCACGTCTGCTACGGCGACTACTCCCGCATCTATCCCGAACTCCTCGACTTCCCCGTCGACGAACTCGACCTCGAACTCGCCAACGGCGACTACGACCAGCTCGACGTCTTCAAAGACCCCACGTTCACCAAGGACCTCGCGCTCGGCGTCGTCGACGCCCACACCGCCGAAGCCGAACCCGTCGCCCGGATCGAGGAGAACATCGAGAAAGGCCTCGAAGTCGTCCCGCCCGAACGACTCACCGTCAGCCCCGACTGCGGCCTGAAACTCCTCCCCCGCCCGGTCGCCTACGCCAAGATGGAAAACATGGTCGAAGCCACCCGGAACGTCGAAGCCAAACTCGACGCCGGCGACATCGACGTCGCCGCCCCCGAACCGAACGCGGACTGA